From the Nisaea sediminum genome, one window contains:
- a CDS encoding FkbM family methyltransferase, which yields MSYSSAAYRAISHPIHLPAAPYWVYGADALTWKLVRLVARLHPGAECLGIIGPDQRLPVTEGESFVLITDADWEERARRLSGAGWPAERIMVLPLAADCPSSGFSRFLNDISDLIDGADEPERVHLPKDTAITILLREGTAKLEAGRIEISSTLYPAVHEPNRLKLGAGDIRKVHDALADEQSRSAYLSVLRDPPFARLDAFVGTMLRGQQYFEHVEVSPGDTVLNFGVFDGFEIPGFAALMHGQGRLINIDPLGHTYLSRYVRDALDQYEGLVELFPYCVTDRDGETDFLQYDDGQAASHAHAMTAEAKARSEKSLPVYPTRKLSTLIEEIAPERIDLMKFDVEGAEEMLIADLPEIVARYRPQIALSVYHATRHLWEMPLRMMAMCEDYEFRFGSYSMTRYESIFYCLPRA from the coding sequence ATGTCATATTCGAGCGCTGCCTACAGGGCCATCTCCCACCCGATCCACCTGCCCGCGGCGCCCTATTGGGTGTACGGCGCCGATGCCCTGACCTGGAAACTTGTCCGGCTCGTCGCGCGGCTTCATCCGGGGGCGGAATGCCTCGGCATCATCGGACCGGACCAGAGGCTTCCCGTGACGGAGGGCGAGAGCTTTGTCCTGATCACGGATGCGGACTGGGAGGAGCGCGCGCGCCGGCTCTCAGGAGCCGGATGGCCGGCCGAGCGGATCATGGTCCTGCCACTGGCGGCGGATTGCCCGTCCAGCGGCTTTTCCCGGTTTCTGAACGACATTTCCGACCTCATCGACGGAGCAGACGAGCCGGAGCGCGTGCACCTGCCGAAAGACACGGCAATCACGATCCTGCTGCGCGAGGGGACCGCAAAGTTGGAGGCCGGCAGGATCGAGATCTCTTCCACCTTGTATCCGGCGGTTCATGAACCCAATCGCCTGAAACTCGGAGCCGGCGATATCCGCAAGGTCCACGACGCGCTCGCCGACGAGCAGAGCAGGAGTGCCTATCTCTCCGTGCTGCGGGATCCCCCGTTCGCGCGGCTCGATGCCTTTGTCGGCACGATGCTGCGGGGGCAGCAATATTTCGAGCATGTAGAGGTGTCACCGGGAGACACGGTACTGAATTTCGGAGTTTTCGACGGTTTCGAAATTCCCGGCTTCGCGGCCCTGATGCATGGGCAGGGCCGGCTGATCAATATCGACCCGCTCGGCCATACCTATCTCAGCCGCTATGTGCGGGATGCGCTCGACCAGTACGAGGGACTGGTCGAGCTGTTCCCTTACTGCGTCACAGACAGGGACGGGGAGACGGATTTTCTCCAGTATGACGACGGCCAGGCCGCCTCACATGCCCACGCGATGACCGCCGAAGCGAAGGCCCGAAGCGAGAAGTCGCTGCCGGTCTACCCAACACGCAAGCTCTCGACGCTGATCGAGGAGATCGCGCCCGAGCGAATCGACCTGATGAAGTTCGACGTCGAGGGTGCCGAGGAAATGCTGATCGCGGATCTTCCCGAGATCGTCGCCCGCTACCGTCCGCAGATCGCGCTCAGCGTCTATCACGCGACCCGGCATCTCTGGGAGATGCCGCTCCGGATGATGGCGATGTGCGAGGATTACGAGTTCCGTTTCGGCAGCTATTCGATGACGCGCTACGAGTCGATCTTCTACTGCCTGCCGCGGGCCTGA
- a CDS encoding GNAT family N-acetyltransferase yields MSLAFRRATAADLPAIIEMLADDELGRQREDTSVPVADCYREAFSAIDRDGNQFLAVAENSGEIVGTLQLTFLPGLSHQGLWRGQIESVRVSSKTRGGGIGRQMLEWAITTCKERGCRIIQLTSDKSRTDAIRFYESLGFTASHEGFKLKL; encoded by the coding sequence ATGTCCCTTGCCTTTCGCCGTGCCACTGCGGCCGATCTCCCGGCCATCATCGAAATGCTCGCCGACGACGAGCTTGGCAGGCAGCGCGAGGATACCAGCGTGCCGGTCGCGGACTGCTACCGGGAAGCCTTCTCTGCCATCGACCGGGACGGAAACCAGTTTCTCGCCGTTGCCGAAAACTCAGGCGAAATCGTCGGCACCCTGCAGCTGACCTTCCTGCCGGGCCTCTCGCATCAGGGGCTCTGGCGCGGCCAGATCGAGTCGGTGCGGGTGTCTTCCAAAACCCGGGGCGGCGGCATTGGCCGGCAGATGCTGGAATGGGCGATTACGACCTGCAAGGAGCGCGGCTGCCGCATCATCCAGCTGACCAGCGACAAGAGCAGAACCGACGCGATCCGGTTCTACGAGAGTCTCGGCTTCACCGCGAGCCACGAAGGCTTCAAGCTGAAGCTGTGA
- a CDS encoding CHASE2 domain-containing protein, with product MRFLGGKKLQILFPAVILFLAVAFRIADPILLEEFRLRIFDNYQRLAPRLYQDAPVVVVDLDEETMKRHGQWPWPRTKLAELVQRLSDHGVALIAFDIVFSEPDRTSPARLLAELADRDGTGKISELIRKSGALDNDLLLAETMASVPAATVSGFILTQQDTGASPPVKAGFATTGDNPLQFLTQFAGATPNLPQIDEAASGIGSLNAFTDSDGVVRRVPMFVAHKDRLYPSLSAEILRVAQGASTFVVKSSGASGQEAFGEATGIVEVKVGQIVLPTDKGGRVLLHDTGPAPDRSLAAWKVFEATEPLPRLEGAITIIGTSAVGLKDQQTTPLDPNAAGVTVHAQILEQAFFGDFLNRPDWADGAEILLLLFLGGMIILIFALPQIATLPATLFSLGIVGAGVAASWYAYTDHALLLDPIYPGIMGIAVYTSASLLRFVSTERERKQIRTAFGQYMAPALIERLAQDPGQLRLGGEIRPLTLLFCDIRGFTTISEKLNAEELTHLINRFLTPMTNIIMSRQGTIDKYMGDCIMAFWNAPLDVPRHGKEGVDSALAMRERLVLLNSELKLEAAARRQSDIEIGIGIGLNTGEACVGNVGSDQRFDYSALGDTVNLASRLEGQCKTYGVEIVVSESTKEEVPGYAVLELDLITVKGKTVPIRIFTVLGGPEKAADPAFATLSEENAAMIAAFREQRWGDAEAHSAAARKHASALGEKLDEFYDLYDARIASFRKEPPPADWDGVYISLEK from the coding sequence ATGAGATTTCTGGGCGGCAAGAAACTGCAGATCCTGTTCCCTGCCGTGATCCTGTTTCTCGCCGTCGCCTTCCGCATTGCCGATCCGATCCTGCTGGAAGAGTTCCGTCTCCGCATCTTCGACAACTACCAGCGCCTCGCGCCGCGGCTTTACCAGGACGCGCCCGTAGTTGTGGTGGATCTCGACGAGGAGACGATGAAACGGCACGGCCAATGGCCCTGGCCCCGTACGAAACTCGCCGAGCTGGTTCAGCGTCTGAGCGATCACGGGGTGGCACTGATCGCCTTTGACATCGTGTTCTCGGAGCCCGACAGGACATCTCCGGCCCGCCTGCTCGCGGAACTGGCCGACCGCGACGGTACCGGCAAGATCTCGGAACTGATCCGCAAGAGCGGGGCTCTGGATAACGATCTCCTCCTTGCCGAGACCATGGCTTCGGTCCCGGCGGCGACGGTCTCCGGCTTCATCCTGACCCAACAGGACACTGGGGCGAGTCCCCCCGTGAAAGCGGGCTTCGCGACCACCGGCGACAATCCTCTCCAGTTCCTGACCCAGTTCGCCGGTGCAACCCCGAACCTGCCGCAGATCGACGAGGCGGCGTCCGGCATCGGCAGTCTGAATGCCTTCACGGACAGCGACGGTGTCGTGCGCCGGGTGCCGATGTTCGTCGCGCACAAAGACAGGCTCTACCCGTCCCTCTCCGCAGAAATTCTCCGGGTGGCCCAGGGTGCCTCGACCTTCGTCGTGAAATCCTCCGGCGCCAGCGGTCAGGAAGCGTTCGGCGAGGCGACCGGGATCGTTGAGGTAAAGGTCGGCCAGATCGTGCTGCCGACCGACAAGGGCGGGCGGGTCCTGTTGCACGATACCGGACCGGCTCCGGATCGCTCCCTCGCCGCATGGAAAGTGTTCGAAGCGACCGAACCTCTGCCGCGGCTGGAGGGCGCGATCACGATCATCGGCACCAGCGCCGTCGGCCTCAAGGACCAGCAGACCACACCGCTCGACCCCAACGCGGCGGGCGTCACGGTCCACGCACAAATCCTCGAACAGGCGTTCTTCGGCGATTTCCTGAACCGTCCGGACTGGGCCGACGGCGCCGAAATCCTGCTCCTGCTGTTCCTCGGCGGCATGATCATCCTGATCTTCGCCCTGCCGCAGATCGCGACCCTGCCTGCGACACTGTTCAGTCTCGGCATCGTCGGCGCGGGCGTTGCCGCGAGCTGGTACGCCTATACCGACCATGCCCTGCTGCTCGACCCGATCTATCCCGGCATCATGGGGATCGCCGTCTATACCAGCGCATCGCTCCTGCGCTTCGTCTCGACCGAGCGCGAACGCAAACAAATCCGCACCGCCTTCGGCCAGTACATGGCGCCCGCCCTCATCGAGCGCCTGGCGCAGGACCCGGGCCAGCTCCGGCTCGGCGGCGAGATCCGTCCGCTCACCCTGCTCTTCTGCGACATCCGCGGCTTCACGACGATCTCCGAGAAGCTGAACGCGGAGGAACTGACCCACCTGATTAACCGCTTCCTCACCCCGATGACCAACATCATCATGAGCCGACAGGGTACGATCGACAAATATATGGGCGATTGCATCATGGCCTTCTGGAACGCCCCCCTGGACGTGCCTCGGCATGGGAAGGAAGGCGTCGATTCCGCGCTCGCGATGCGCGAACGGCTGGTGCTGCTGAATTCGGAACTGAAACTCGAGGCGGCGGCGAGGCGCCAGTCGGACATCGAGATCGGGATCGGCATTGGGCTCAATACCGGCGAGGCCTGCGTCGGCAATGTCGGCTCCGACCAGCGTTTCGACTATTCCGCCCTCGGCGATACGGTAAATCTCGCCTCACGCCTGGAGGGCCAGTGCAAGACCTACGGCGTCGAGATTGTCGTTAGCGAGAGCACGAAGGAAGAAGTGCCGGGCTACGCGGTGCTGGAGCTCGATCTGATCACGGTCAAGGGCAAGACCGTCCCGATCCGGATTTTCACCGTGCTCGGAGGACCGGAAAAGGCGGCCGATCCGGCCTTCGCCACGCTCTCGGAGGAGAATGCGGCGATGATCGCGGCTTTCCGGGAGCAGCGCTGGGGCGACGCGGAGGCACATTCGGCGGCCGCACGGAAACATGCCAGCGCGCTCGGGGAAAAACTCGACGAGTTCTACGATCTCTATGACGCACGCATCGCCAGCTTCAGGAAAGAACCGCCGCCAGCAGACTGGGACGGGGTTTACATCTCGCTCGAGAAATGA
- a CDS encoding GspE/PulE family protein — protein sequence MIDYTGLRDLLRERGHDLPDGALTDPERPDRALVSAGLVGEAEMAEALAAYLNIPFAGPERFPAAPFAAGGATLSFLRQSRILPVAEDARSLTLAMADPLDRDAVQAMGLLVGKDIRLEVASPSDLDRAFDRLYGKGGDGAVAVSAEPDVGGAAEDGPAVRLLEDLVRTAISNRASDLHLEPAGGGLRLRYRIDGRLMELGARPPAYLTDMLVGRIKVLAGLNIAEKRLPQDGRASMNVAGRKIDIRVSTAPTLNGESVVLRLLDPERGPTDIESLGLAGPVASALTDVLSAPHGMVLATGPTGSGKTTTLYAALRRLNLAERKIVTLEDPIEYRLDGVNQIQVNPRIGLGFANLLRSVLRHDPDIIMVGEIRDEETARLAVQAALTGHLVLSTLHTNDAPGAAARLMDMGIEPYLLSASLRAVLAQRLVRRLCPDCRSMAPAETTIAERLGLQPGTEIGRAVGCARCHETGYRGRLVLSEIMPMDSRLEAAIAERADAGRLRSVLDPDLSMPADARRRLVAGETTAEEVLSVLGGART from the coding sequence ATGATCGACTACACAGGATTACGGGACCTGCTGCGCGAGCGCGGGCATGACCTTCCGGACGGAGCGCTCACGGACCCCGAACGTCCGGACCGGGCTCTGGTCTCCGCCGGCCTGGTCGGCGAGGCCGAAATGGCGGAGGCGCTCGCCGCTTATCTGAACATTCCCTTCGCCGGGCCCGAGCGCTTTCCCGCCGCGCCGTTTGCCGCCGGCGGGGCGACGCTCTCCTTTCTCCGGCAATCCCGCATCCTGCCGGTCGCGGAGGATGCACGCAGTCTGACTCTCGCGATGGCGGATCCGCTCGACCGGGATGCCGTGCAGGCGATGGGACTGCTCGTCGGGAAGGACATCCGTCTGGAGGTCGCAAGTCCCTCCGATCTCGACCGGGCGTTCGACCGTCTCTATGGCAAGGGCGGGGACGGAGCCGTGGCCGTCAGCGCCGAACCGGACGTTGGGGGGGCGGCTGAAGACGGCCCGGCGGTCCGGCTGCTGGAGGATCTGGTCCGAACCGCGATCTCCAATCGCGCCTCCGACCTGCATCTGGAGCCGGCGGGAGGCGGTCTGCGCCTTCGTTACCGCATCGACGGGCGGCTGATGGAGCTCGGCGCCCGTCCGCCCGCCTATCTCACCGACATGTTGGTCGGGCGTATCAAGGTACTCGCGGGTCTCAACATCGCCGAAAAGCGCCTGCCGCAGGACGGACGCGCAAGCATGAATGTGGCGGGCCGGAAGATCGATATCCGGGTCTCGACGGCGCCGACGCTGAACGGGGAAAGCGTCGTCCTGCGCCTGCTCGATCCGGAACGCGGTCCGACCGACATTGAGAGTCTGGGGCTCGCCGGTCCGGTGGCCTCGGCGCTGACGGATGTGCTCTCGGCGCCGCACGGCATGGTGCTGGCGACGGGGCCGACCGGTAGCGGCAAGACCACGACGCTCTATGCCGCCCTGCGGCGGCTCAATCTCGCCGAACGCAAGATCGTCACGCTGGAGGATCCCATCGAGTACCGGCTCGACGGCGTCAATCAGATCCAGGTCAATCCGCGCATCGGGCTCGGTTTCGCCAACCTCCTGCGCTCCGTGCTCCGGCATGACCCGGACATCATCATGGTCGGCGAGATCCGCGACGAGGAAACCGCGCGGCTCGCCGTCCAGGCGGCCCTGACCGGGCACCTCGTGCTCTCCACGCTGCACACCAACGACGCGCCCGGCGCCGCGGCGCGGCTGATGGATATGGGGATCGAGCCCTATCTTCTGAGTGCGTCGCTCAGGGCCGTCCTGGCGCAGCGCCTCGTCCGCCGGCTCTGCCCGGACTGCAGGTCCATGGCACCGGCAGAGACCACGATTGCCGAACGTCTCGGGCTTCAGCCGGGGACAGAAATCGGCCGGGCGGTTGGATGCGCCCGGTGCCACGAGACCGGGTATCGGGGCCGCCTTGTGCTCTCCGAGATCATGCCGATGGACAGCCGTCTCGAAGCCGCGATCGCCGAAAGGGCGGATGCCGGGCGGCTGCGTTCGGTGCTCGACCCCGATCTTTCCATGCCGGCGGATGCGCGCCGGCGCCTCGTTGCCGGGGAGACAACAGCCGAAGAGGTGCTTTCCGTGCTCGGCGGCGCGCGGACCTGA
- a CDS encoding type II secretion system F family protein produces MTASRGDLRLFFRQLSTLLEAGLPVDRAFRVLAGDRSMAGLSGLAGGVAGRIEAGESLSAAIEAAEGPFDGFDRAVISAAERTGELAPGISALARHHEARHAEREKLRSALTYPAVLTIAALAAITALMVFVIPRFEPIFRQGGTDMPALTQALLSLSEGVRDFGWIGLMLIGVLLAGLFTPAGRRQADEALLRLPVFGRLLESLEIERWARGLALLAGRGVPLPEALRIAAALFSNAVMREAGEDLAGRVREGRSLSTAAAESGRFPDAAIQLIRIGEESGNLALMLERTAEYHGGEARERLAGLTALIEPVIILVLGGIVATVTVALMLTVTSLNDALL; encoded by the coding sequence ATGACGGCTTCGCGCGGCGATCTCCGGCTTTTCTTCCGTCAACTTTCCACCCTGCTCGAGGCCGGACTGCCGGTGGACCGCGCCTTCCGTGTGTTGGCGGGAGACCGGTCTATGGCCGGTCTTTCGGGCCTCGCGGGCGGTGTTGCCGGGAGGATCGAAGCGGGGGAGAGTCTCTCGGCGGCCATCGAGGCGGCGGAGGGGCCTTTCGATGGATTCGACCGTGCCGTCATCTCAGCCGCGGAGCGAACCGGCGAGCTCGCTCCCGGCATCTCGGCGCTCGCCCGTCATCACGAAGCCCGCCACGCCGAGAGGGAGAAGCTGCGCTCGGCGCTGACTTATCCGGCCGTCCTGACCATCGCCGCCCTCGCGGCGATCACGGCGCTGATGGTCTTCGTCATTCCCCGCTTCGAACCGATCTTCCGCCAGGGCGGCACGGACATGCCGGCCCTGACGCAGGCGCTTCTGTCACTCTCTGAAGGCGTTCGCGATTTCGGCTGGATCGGCCTGATGCTGATCGGGGTTCTACTGGCAGGTCTTTTCACCCCGGCGGGACGCCGGCAGGCCGACGAGGCCTTGCTGCGTCTGCCGGTTTTCGGCCGCTTGTTGGAAAGCCTCGAGATCGAGCGCTGGGCTCGGGGCCTTGCCCTGCTTGCCGGACGAGGCGTTCCGCTGCCGGAGGCTCTCCGTATCGCGGCCGCGCTCTTCTCGAACGCGGTGATGCGGGAGGCGGGAGAAGACCTCGCGGGCCGGGTGCGGGAAGGTCGGTCCCTTTCCACGGCGGCGGCGGAAAGCGGGCGTTTCCCGGATGCGGCGATCCAGCTGATCCGGATCGGCGAAGAGAGCGGTAACCTTGCTCTGATGCTGGAACGCACGGCGGAGTATCACGGCGGAGAGGCGCGCGAACGGCTCGCCGGGCTGACGGCTTTGATCGAGCCGGTCATCATCCTAGTATTGGGCGGCATCGTCGCCACCGTCACCGTCGCCCTGATGCTGACGGTGACGAGCCTGAACGATGCATTGCTCTGA
- the gspG gene encoding type II secretion system major pseudopilin GspG: protein MILKRRSGPESRRRRGEEGFTLLELLVVLVILGLLAALVGPRVMGVLGKAKGDVAAAQMDNLGTALDLLHLDAGRYPSTEEGLQALVAKPSGMERWNGPYLQGETVPLDPWSRPYLYRQPGENRAPYRLSTLGADGAPGGDGEDADLHKP, encoded by the coding sequence ATGATCCTGAAGCGAAGGTCCGGACCGGAGAGCCGCAGGCGCCGGGGCGAGGAAGGCTTCACCCTGCTCGAACTGCTGGTCGTGCTGGTCATTCTCGGACTCCTCGCCGCGCTCGTCGGTCCCCGTGTCATGGGGGTGCTTGGCAAAGCGAAGGGCGATGTGGCAGCGGCGCAGATGGACAATCTCGGCACCGCGCTCGATCTGCTCCATCTCGATGCCGGGCGCTATCCGAGCACAGAGGAGGGGCTCCAGGCCCTTGTCGCGAAGCCCTCCGGCATGGAGCGCTGGAACGGTCCCTATCTTCAGGGCGAGACGGTCCCGCTTGATCCATGGTCGCGGCCCTATCTCTACCGGCAGCCGGGCGAGAACAGGGCGCCCTATCGCCTGTCGACGCTTGGCGCGGACGGCGCGCCGGGCGGTGACGGCGAGGATGCCGACCTCCACAAGCCATGA
- a CDS encoding PulJ/GspJ family protein, with the protein MNRDDGFSLLETLVGLTLIALVAMLLAETLGTGIFASGRAERSAEAMSAARSVLAELGVSRPLRAGEMSGDFGASGGWTATVSERIRTDLLVSYDIRLDAVLGGSGVTLDAVKTVPPGESR; encoded by the coding sequence ATGAACCGGGACGACGGGTTCTCCCTGCTTGAAACCCTGGTCGGCCTGACGCTGATCGCTCTCGTGGCCATGCTGCTCGCCGAGACGCTCGGCACCGGGATATTCGCCTCCGGACGCGCGGAACGGAGCGCGGAGGCGATGAGCGCGGCGCGGTCCGTTCTGGCGGAACTCGGGGTCAGCCGGCCGCTGCGTGCGGGCGAGATGTCCGGCGATTTCGGCGCGTCCGGCGGCTGGACAGCGACGGTCTCCGAGCGGATCCGGACGGATCTTCTGGTCAGCTACGATATCAGGCTCGACGCGGTCCTCGGCGGATCCGGTGTGACACTCGATGCGGTGAAGACCGTTCCGCCTGGAGAAAGCCGGTGA
- a CDS encoding PulJ/GspJ family protein produces MKCDGARNREAGFTLMELLVALALIGLVSLLATGLIRFATDGERRLAIRTAEIGDRIAFERRFRREMNAALPLLGYESGRPESSFSGDSRTLLFIAAAADGPRRRVLAIAEDGAVEIREGRFADAVARFAPDAERFSFFGRKDADTEPVWHDSWAGELAPPRLVRLELDGGAPALIVTVPAERADQ; encoded by the coding sequence GTGAAGTGCGACGGGGCGAGGAACCGCGAGGCTGGCTTCACCTTGATGGAGCTGCTGGTCGCCCTCGCGCTGATCGGTCTTGTCTCGCTGCTCGCGACAGGTCTCATAAGGTTCGCCACCGACGGCGAGCGCCGGCTTGCGATCCGGACTGCGGAGATCGGAGACCGGATCGCGTTCGAGCGGCGGTTCCGGCGGGAGATGAACGCGGCGCTGCCGCTGCTCGGCTACGAGTCCGGCCGTCCGGAAAGCAGTTTTTCGGGTGACAGCCGGACCCTCCTGTTCATCGCGGCAGCGGCGGACGGACCGCGCCGCCGGGTCCTGGCCATTGCCGAAGACGGGGCAGTGGAGATCCGCGAAGGCCGCTTCGCGGACGCGGTCGCGCGCTTTGCTCCGGACGCGGAAAGGTTCTCCTTTTTCGGACGGAAAGACGCGGACACGGAGCCCGTTTGGCATGACAGTTGGGCGGGCGAACTGGCGCCCCCGCGTCTCGTCCGCCTCGAACTCGACGGTGGTGCCCCGGCCCTGATCGTGACTGTCCCGGCCGAAAGGGCGGACCAGTGA
- a CDS encoding PilN domain-containing protein — translation MAGLPPRFRTLFGRSVTIVEPVGDGFLLFAARGGNVQPKGTASTGDLSKHLAALGSPVALVMPAADRVNATLSVPASARRSLGSLLDGEVERLTPFKRGEVRLAYDLLEERDGKLRIRLYVVPRTRLEAAVRQFESAGGGAPALMLAGAEQVRAPSAFDFNGSPVTAQGRRGLFWPTMAALSILLALLSPLPKPYFELQDVSAEIDQLRGGVAAVQEARGALDRHRQLAERLQAVLAAEPDVPTLLEAVTMALPDDAWLTGFEVRPGRLTLEGFARDASGLLEKLEAMPGMTEVAFEAPVTRDPAGGGERFRIGAALETRGR, via the coding sequence GTGGCGGGTTTGCCGCCGCGTTTCCGCACCTTGTTCGGCCGCTCCGTGACGATCGTCGAGCCGGTTGGCGACGGCTTTCTGCTTTTCGCTGCCCGCGGCGGGAACGTGCAACCGAAAGGCACAGCGAGCACCGGCGATCTGTCGAAGCATCTCGCTGCGCTTGGATCGCCGGTCGCGCTCGTGATGCCGGCGGCCGACCGGGTGAACGCAACGCTCTCTGTGCCGGCATCCGCCCGCCGTTCGCTCGGTTCCCTGCTGGACGGCGAGGTGGAGCGCCTGACGCCCTTCAAGCGCGGAGAGGTCAGGCTGGCCTACGATCTATTGGAGGAGCGGGACGGCAAGCTGCGGATCCGGCTGTATGTGGTGCCCAGAACCCGTCTTGAAGCGGCCGTCAGGCAATTCGAGTCGGCCGGCGGCGGCGCGCCGGCACTGATGCTTGCCGGCGCCGAGCAAGTCCGAGCGCCCTCAGCGTTCGATTTCAACGGAAGCCCGGTCACGGCGCAGGGCAGGCGCGGTCTGTTCTGGCCGACGATGGCGGCGCTCTCGATCCTGCTCGCACTGCTCTCGCCGCTGCCGAAGCCCTATTTCGAGTTGCAGGATGTTTCAGCCGAGATCGACCAGTTGCGCGGCGGGGTGGCGGCGGTTCAGGAGGCGCGGGGCGCGCTCGACCGTCACCGGCAGCTTGCGGAGCGCCTCCAGGCGGTCCTCGCGGCGGAACCCGACGTGCCGACTCTCCTTGAGGCTGTCACCATGGCGCTGCCGGACGATGCCTGGCTGACCGGCTTCGAGGTCCGGCCCGGCCGGCTCACCCTTGAAGGGTTCGCGCGCGACGCGAGCGGCCTGCTTGAAAAACTTGAGGCCATGCCGGGGATGACGGAGGTTGCCTTCGAGGCTCCGGTCACCCGCGACCCCGCCGGGGGCGGCGAGCGTTTCCGGATCGGCGCCGCGCTGGAGACCAGGGGCAGATGA
- the gspM gene encoding type II secretion system protein GspM, producing MTGANRISPILSWALLFALIAALWTGVVAPLQDWSGEAARQLDRQRQILFRQTTLLGGAEAIETARAEAVEAEGRWDILRSGSDGAVQSAFQAQLRELASAAGVALTRLQVGEVETEELYRRHALRIDGDGSLEQIQSLLIALSNARPVILVEEVSIRTVSAEGPLRLSLDLRALSAKEH from the coding sequence ATGACAGGCGCCAACCGCATTTCTCCCATACTCTCCTGGGCCCTGCTCTTCGCCTTGATCGCCGCCCTTTGGACAGGTGTGGTGGCTCCGTTGCAGGACTGGAGCGGCGAGGCCGCCCGGCAACTCGACCGGCAGCGGCAGATCCTGTTCCGGCAGACGACTCTGCTGGGGGGAGCGGAGGCCATCGAAACGGCGCGTGCCGAAGCGGTCGAGGCAGAGGGACGCTGGGACATCCTCCGCTCGGGAAGCGACGGAGCCGTGCAGTCAGCCTTTCAGGCGCAGCTTCGCGAACTCGCGTCCGCCGCAGGTGTCGCGCTGACGCGGTTGCAGGTCGGCGAGGTCGAGACGGAGGAGCTGTATCGCCGTCACGCGCTCAGGATCGACGGTGACGGATCGCTCGAACAGATCCAGTCCCTCCTGATCGCACTCTCGAACGCGCGTCCCGTGATCCTCGTCGAGGAGGTCTCGATCCGGACGGTATCGGCGGAGGGACCGCTTCGCCTGTCGCTCGATCTGCGCGCACTGTCCGCGAAGGAACATTGA